A genomic segment from Chanos chanos chromosome 2, fChaCha1.1, whole genome shotgun sequence encodes:
- the daw1 gene encoding dynein assembly factor with WD repeat domains 1 has product MRLKRFHIRYYPPGIILDYEKAGLLKTKSIDLLDLTPETDVDALITEITETEPLITASRVDQVKVLIKRLQEKLGQKDDHTFFLFKALQAHILPLTNVAFNKSGSSFITGSYDRTCKIWDTASGEELHTLEGHRNVVYAIAFNNPYGDKVATGSFDKTCKLWSAETGKCFYTFRGHTAEIVCLAFNPQSTLVATGSMDTTAKLWDVQTGKEVSTLTGHTAEIISLSFNTVGDQLVTGSFDHTVTLWDISSGRRVHTLMGHEAEISSVQFNWDCSLIATGSMDKTCKVWDAASGQCLATLEGHKDEVLDVCFNYTGQLIATASADGTSRVYNATTYECICKLEGHEDEISKVCFNPRGSRVLTASADKTARLWELNSGLCLQVLEGHSDEIFSCAFNYEGDIIITGSKDNTCRVWR; this is encoded by the exons ATGAGGCTAAAACGATTCCACATCCGATATTATCCACCAG GAATAATTTTGGACTATGAGAAGGCAGGACTTTTAAAGACTAAATCCATAGATCTACTAGATTTGACCCCTGA GACGGACGTAGATGCACTGATAACGGAGATCACAGAAACCGAGCCACTGATCACAGCATCTCGCGTTGACCAGGTCAAGGTGCTGATCAAAAGACTGCAGGAGAAACTTGGTCAAAAGGATGACCACACGTTCTTCCTATTCAAG GCACTCCAGGCCCACATCCTTCCTCTGACGAACGTTGCCTTCAATAAATCAGGGTCTAG TTTTATAACTGGGAGCTATGACAGGACTTGTAAAATATGGGACACGGCATCAGGAGAAGAACTACACACACTGGAGGGCCACAGGAATGTGGTGTATGCGATAGCATTCAACAACCCTTACGG ggACAAGGTTGCCACTGGCTCCTTTGATAAGACCTGCAAATTATGGAGTGCTGAGACAGGGAAGTGCTTCTACACTTTTAGAGGGCACACAGCAGAAATT GTATGTTTGGCCTTTAACCCTCAGAGTACACTGGTTGCCACAGGCAGCATGGACACCACAGCTAAATTATGGGATGTTCAGACTGGGAAGGAGGTTTCCACCTTAACA GGTCACACTGCAGAAATTATCTCTTTGTCCTTTAACACAGTGGGTGATCAGCTGGTGACAGGCTCTTTTGaccacacagttacactgtggGACATTTCCTCTGgcag gcGTGTGCACACTCTGATGGGCCATGAAGCAGAAATCAGCAGTGTGCAGTTTAACTGGGACTGTTCTCTCATCGCTACAGGATCTATGGACAAGACCTGTAAG gtatgggATGCTGCAAGTGGCCAGTGTTTGGCTACTCTAGAAGGTCATAAAGATGAGGTGCTGGATGTTTGCTTTAATTACACAGGACAGCTGATCGCTACTGCCTCAGCTGATG GCACATCGCGTGTGTACAACGCAACCACATATGAGTGTATTTGTAAGCTGGAGGGGCATGAAGATGAGATCTCTAAG gtgtgttttaaCCCGCGGGGCAGTCGGGTGTTGACGGCCAGTGCTGATAAGACTGCGCGTCTGTGGGAACTGAACTCAGGCCTGTGTCTACAGGTGCTTGAGGGTCACTCTGATGAGATTTTTTCCTGTGCTTTCAATTATGAAGGAGACATCATCATTACAG GCAGTAAGGATAACACGTGTCGAGTATGGCGCTGA